The genomic interval CTTGTAGATGAGACACTTGAAACTTTAGCCCTCCTTTTCCCACAGGGCGATAAAGAGACTGAGAAGTGGTACAAGAAGCAGGATGGGCCTGAAGAATTGGACGAAGCAATATTACGATGTGGGAAGGTGGACAGGCGGATAAGAGACTATAAATACTGGCATGACCGGCTTGTAATCCTGAAAACTGAATTCGATGAGTCTCGGCCATCTACTATCACGCAGTGGTGGAATGACAGACGCGATGTAAGCCAGTGGTATCCACTCTGGGTCGCCATCTCTTTGACCGTCTTGTTTGGTCTCGTGCAGAGTATTGAGGGTGCCTTGCAGGTGTACAAGGCGTACAATCCTTAGTTTAATAGGATATATTCAAATATTATGCCCAATCCCTATTTACGTCTTTCAGTCTGATTTAGTCGTAGCTTTTCCAATTGATGGGCAAATCGAAAGTCCAGACCAGAGACCCGTACACGGgtccttttcttgttccctttCAAAAGAACCAACCTCGTCAAAAATGGGGCCAAGTCCTCCTATTGCTTTGCTCATTTTAAACATGGGGATCTAAAGCCACGCTGTTTCGTAGTCAAGACTGCCAAGTTAGGCTCCTACAAAATGAGGCGGTAATCTTCCCCCACCGCCCGTCCTAAAATACTCCTACAAATCCGTTCTTCAGTACTATTAAAACGAGTTATCTAAATCCTTCTTAGTCACAACTGCTGTAGACTTTCCTAACGTTAGCTGTATAGCTCCTAAAAAAGATAGCTTCCTTAACAGAGGTTCGGCTTTAGTTTACCTCTAGAGACAATGCTCCCTAAGGGCACGTcaataattttatatattttattatccGTGGCTAGTATATCTTATAGCAAATTTAGCTAGTTTCAAGTTTCCTTTACAGTATCATACGTTTAAGATCTGAAAGTgtatctttttgtttctaaCGCTGAAGGCGATATCGGGGGCCACAGTACCTCAAAAAGTTTCAGAATTTACTTCTCTCATAGTTAAACTTCTCTAGTTACCCATATTTTCTGTGAACTAACTGATCAATACACGCACTACTTAAGGGAAGTTGAACCTGATCGTTGTAGATACCTCCTTTACAAATTTATGCCCGCGATGAAAAGCCATCCCCGCCTCGAAGTTTCCCCGAAATCCGTCGACAGTTGCGACAGTAGGCTTTAACGTGATTCAACCTTTTATTCCACGCGCCGTAAGCTCTATAATGGCCTTAAAGGTCTGAATATCGGGAGGATTTACTGCCTTCGGTTATAGTGGGAGGAATCTAAGGGAAGTACTTTTAGACCGAGAATAGTGGCCACCCGAAGATGAAGCATTTTTAAGATACATTAAATTGTCAAAGATACAAAGTGACGCCGATAGTCTCCCTTAGTTCTCGGGGGAACGGTACGTAAGATTTCTGATTTCTGAGTTGCCATAGTTGTCGAAATCCATGACGGTAAAATTGGCGGTTTGGTTCTTGCTCTGGTTATTATGAGGGTAGTTATTGATCGGTGGCCCAAGATAAGAGAGCAAGTTGAATGGTAGACACTCCCAGCGCATACTTATATTTATCCATCGTCGCTCTCCATGCCAGCCGCTCGTAAAATCTTTCCCTAAGTCAAAATGTGCAAATGCGCCTTTTGCCAGCCTGCCCTACACCCTAGGCGGTCTTCTGGCGAAGAATATTCAGGTGGGTAAGCGGCCACCTGAAGCCGCCTGAAGGACGCCTAGATAAAGCGGCGAGTAGCCTAGCACCAAACGATAGGCACTAGGTGAGGTCGGCCATACTTTTggctgttgtatgtttttgtttttatttctctcttaCTACTGTGTAATAAATCCATGTTAAAGCAGGTGATCTGACCCCAGCGTTGGGTGGACAAGGCAGTGATGCTTGGCGTGAGTCAGCCCTAACTTCACATCATTGAAATGATATGCccttttttactctttcCAACTCCAACTCCTTCACCTCTCAACGACATCGGTCCTGTCGCTTGTATACCTTTGTGCACTTGGCTCTGCTGGCTTAGTTTTCATGCGTCTCGATCCCTAGATCCAGCCCACCAGGGATCATTACCACAACTTGGATATCCAAGGTGGTACATAGTAGCTCTCTAAAACCTCCAGGCTTGCCGAGTATATACCCAGCAAATTAGTTAGTTATCAGAATCTTATCCAAAGGTCCACTATGCGGCAAGCTATAGAGGAGGTTTACGGTACCGAGTCCCCTCTGTTAAATCTGTACCCGTGCTATTCACAATAGGTTCCATCAAACTTAAACaatgggagaagaaagaattaaTGAGGACTCCGGCGTTACTCCCACAAAATCACTCAGAACCATATTGACCAGAGCTTAAAACAAACGCACAGTCGTGGTGATACCAGCATCGACAATCAGACTAGTTCCAATGATGTAGCTGGCCGGCGGACTCAGCAGGTAGGCAACGGTATCCCCAACTTCCTCATACTCCGCCGCTCGCTTGATCGGGCACATGGCATCGATCATGCCCGACACCTTAGGATTCTGCTTGGTTTCGATATCGAGCAATGGGTTCGCACCCATGTGGGACAGACCGCATTGCAGCGAACGCCCTCGGCAGCGTGATCAAGGCCCGCCATCTTGCAGATTGCCATCACGGCGTGCTTAGAGATAGTGTAACAGCCTTTCCCAGGTAGCCCGGCGAAGGAGTTTGCGGACGCGATAATTACGATAGCGCCACGGCCAATGTGACGCGTGCCGTTACGACTGGTGAAGGTTTTGGAGGTCTGTTTGCGCATGGCGGCAGCTTCGGCACGTACATACAGCATTGTTCCCTTGGCATTGATGTTCATGATCCGGCCGTAGTTCTCGATGTCTATTTCCGCCACCCGGGTGTGAACACCGTTATCGAACTAAAGAaagcaatcaatcaatattGAAGCCTTGTGCGGTTCAGCTCAGCTGGCCTTGCGTACCCCGGCTGCGTTGACGGCGTAATCCAGAGAACCGAATCTCTCAATAACAAAGTCCACCATGGCTTGAACACCTTTCTCATCCGTCACATTCACGTGGAAATAGGTGGCCTCATAGCTTTTGTTGCTGGCATACTGTTTGCTCTCTTCGGCAGAGGCTCTGGCATTCTCCTCGTTCAGGTCGGCAAAGACAATCACCCTGGCGCCGGCTTCGGCGATCAAGAAGGCCGCTTGTTGTCCAATCCCACGCCCGGACTGCGATTTCTGTCGTTAGTTCCACAGCCATTGAATGAAatggaaagagggaaaataCTCACTCCCACCACCAAGGCAACACCGTCAAGCTGTGTTCCCGAAAGCATGGTCAGGTCAATGTGGGGGTATAACTGAGTATTTACCGCCAGCTGTGAAAGCTGTCAAAGGGTTAGAACAGAATGATGCAGAAAATGGTGGACACAATCCATCCCCCTATCTATCCTTTTATCCTAGCACTGCACTCAGGTTTGCCGTACCTCGTACGGTCCACGGACATTACGATATATCACGACATGGTAATGGTTCCAGACTTGAGAGTTCGTAGTGCCAACTTCGCGGGGGGAATCGGATTGGTGAtgtttgatgatgataagtTTGGCCTGGTCATGCCTAATGGTAGGGCCTACAAATATCTTTTCCGCCGCAATTAAGACTTCCACCCGTCGAGCTGGCTGGCGAACTCAGGGATCAAGCTCATTTACTCTGCTGCCATTACGACCCTATTTTCGTTACAGTATCTAGCACAGACAGTATGAATAAAGATTCTGCGCTTAGGGTAGATAAAGTACGAAAGGAATGcctctatattaatataggTAGGCTTCCAATCGCGATAATCTGATGTCTTGCAGCGGAGACAAGCCCAGGATATCTGGTCCATTATTCTAGGAACGATTAGCGGGTGCATTCAGTTAGGGTACGGTATCTCACGCGTGCAGGGCTGGCTTTCAGATTGCTCCAAATAATACCTTGGAattgggaagaaaggagCGGAATATCAGAAGGACTGAGTCTTTTATATGCCTACCATCATACAAAAGATACTTATAAACATATGAAGAAAGCGCTTTTGTGAAGTCCTAAACTATACTTGGTAATGATGAAGGTGGTTGCTCTTATTCAACTGGCTGATCCGAGGACAACGCCAGCTCGTGTTTCAGAAGTCTGTTTCATTCCTACCCAAGCCCATTGTGCTGTCTTAAATGGCGCAGTCAACGGGGAGTAGTTTGTTGTCCTGGAAGACACCATCGAAAATTGCTGTTGAATTGAAAATCGCAGCACCAACCTTAACACTAATGTCTTGTACGCAACTGCTTATAGACCTATATAAATCGCCTCATCCTGAGATGAAACCATACAATTGCTACTAGCGTTACAATCTTTTCCGCTTCCCCTACTACAGGCTTTTATTCTGGTGGTAGACATCCAACCTCCTTCGTGCTTCCGGTGCGTTTAAGCCACACAAGTCTTAGAGGTAAACCTCGATTTCGCGGCAAATACAAGTACTATCTACAACAGGCGGCTTTGACCCGGTAAGCAGTGACTTCACACTCTCATCCAGCGTTCTATAGATTCTGACTATTTCCAAATACTACGTAGTAATGTGGTTCAGTAGTTCTGTAAGATCTTTCAGAATAATACCCgaataactaaattatattcaTCTAAGAACTTTAACAAGgtaactatattaaatatatattatagagttaaaatattacttatctagtaatattactCTATACAAGAGCTTCTCCACTGTTATTAACTATTACTGATTAAAATTAAGCTACTTTCTTGACTTccatattatatattttagatcttaagtaatactattttctAGTCTTTAGAATATAGTGcctttataattatatctactaaatag from Aspergillus flavus chromosome 7, complete sequence carries:
- a CDS encoding oxidoreductase, producing the protein MLSGTQLDGVALVVGSGRGIGQQAAFLIAEAGARVIVFADLNEENARASAEESKQYASNKSYEATYFHVNVTDEKGVQAMVDFVIERFGSLDYAVNAAGFDNGVHTRVAEIDIENYGRIMNINAKGTMLYVRAEAAAMRKQTSKTFTSRNGTRHIGRGAIVIIASANSFAGLPGKGCYTISKHAVMAICKMAGLDHAAEGVRCNAVCPTWNPKVSGMIDAMCPIKRAAEYEEVGDTVAYLLSPPASYIIGTSLIVDAGITTTVRLF